One window from the genome of Tachysurus vachellii isolate PV-2020 chromosome 5, HZAU_Pvac_v1, whole genome shotgun sequence encodes:
- the LOC132846178 gene encoding uncharacterized protein LOC132846178 — protein sequence MTSKQKASLRFVTWNTNGIKYPPEKFVNVRNILRRLNADVAFIQETHVGTQCVKILQNVPGWRSYFTVHSSCSKGVAILIKNSVPFDYICCDEDCCGGYIVLFCHLYGELYTLVNVYNHNADRIVLGRLKEYLMETAEGVLVVGGDFNTVLNPSIDRKPSSTRHSPLEPILQDFTKSLKIIDVWSQKHSDTETENRFTRKQVESSSRLDMFLLHEDQKQRLNEIEVKIESLSDHYPLVLELHCQMQFERKLPKIVTSLEKFEYNSDRRAGKISGAEILSAIKSLPEEHRQGNWHSLTETLKPEYNDMLKSHKVPENFKHEQGSHEFTKKYLIFSEVLAKRLNAFLSVETKCNICLIIVIFKSRKQKIRWSFLNSRFQELKNDKPKQAPFVPPADFSILDSLLPKTKSTSGDLRDLQPGCPLTSAVLYLALDQLNLMVSDEAMKTIVCYHKQTLIIHAQQNKQEQIGKIVEEFKKDSNVRLDVQYHQYKL from the coding sequence ATGAcatcaaaacaaaaagcaagccTGCGTTTTGTCACCTGGAACACAAATGGTATAAAATACCCACCTGAAAAGTTTGTTAATGTAAGGAATATTCTAAGACGTCTTAATGCTGATGTTGCCTTTATACAAGAGACACATGTTGGGACACAATGTGTCAAAATCCTACAAAATGTTCCAGGCTGGAGATCCTACTTCACTGTGCACAGCTCCTGCAGCAAAGGCGTCGCTATACTGATAAAAAACAGCGTGCCATTTGACTACATATGCTGTGATGAGGATTGTTGTGGAGGTTACATTGTGCTATTCTGTCATCTGTATGGTGAACTGTACACTCTTGTCAACGTGTACAATCATAACGCAGACAGAATTGTCTTGGGTAGACTGAAAGAGTATTTGATGGAAACAGCTGAGGGTGTGTTAGTGGTTGGAGGGGATTTCAACACAGTTTTAAATCCCAGCATAGATCGGAAACCTTCATCTACACGACATTCACCGTTAGAACCTATTTTACAAGACTTTACTAAATCACTGAAGATCATAGACGTCTGGTCACAAAAACATAGTGATACTGAGACTGAGAACAGATTTACAAGGAAACAGGTTGAGAGTTCTTCCAGATTAGACATGTTTTTACTGCATGAGGACCAAAAGCAAAGGTTGAATGAAATTGAAGTGAAAATTGAAAGCCTTTCTGATCATTATCCTCTTGTCTTAGAACTCCACTGTCAGATGCAATTCGAAAGGAAACTCCCAAAGATTGTAACAAGCTTAGAGAAATTTGAATACAATTCTGACAGGAGAGCAGGGAAGATTAGTGGAGCAGAAATACTGAGTGCTATAAAGTCCTTACCTGAGGAACACAGACAAGGTAATTGGCATTCACTGACTGAGACCTTAAAGCCAGAATACAATGATATGTTAAAAAGTCACAAGGTACCTGAAAACTTTAAACATGAACAAGGCAGCCATGAGTTCACAAAGAAATATCTGATATTTTCAGAGGTTTTGGCTAAGCGCCTCAATGCATTCCTTTCAGTAGAGACAAAATGTAATATCTGCCTTATCATTGTGATCTTTAAgagcagaaaacagaaaatcagGTGGTCTTTCCTGAATTCAAGATTTCAAGAGCTAAAAAATGATAAACCAAAACAGGCCCCATTTGTCCCACCAGCAGATTTCAGCATTCTAGATTCCCTTCTTCCTAAAACCAAGAGCACTTCTGGAGATCTCAGAGATTTGCAGCCTGGCTGTCCACTAACCAGTGCTGTCCTTTATCTGGCTCTGGACCAGCTGAATCTGATGGTCAGTGATGAGGCTATGAAAACCATAGTTTGTTATCACAAACAGACTCTGATCATACATGCACAGCAGAACAAACAGGAGCAAATTGGTAAGATAGTAGAAGAATTCAAGAAAGATTCAAATGTTAGACTGGATGTCCAATACCATCAATACAAACTCTAG